The following coding sequences lie in one Callospermophilus lateralis isolate mCalLat2 unplaced genomic scaffold, mCalLat2.hap1 Scaffold_129, whole genome shotgun sequence genomic window:
- the LOC143388046 gene encoding carbonyl reductase [NADPH] 1-like, whose protein sequence is MSSCRPVALVTGGNKGIGFAIVRDLCRQFSGDVVLTVRKEARGRAAVQQLQAEGLSPLFHLLDIDDQQSIRNLHDFLRKEYRGLDVLVNNAGIAFKTADPTPFHIQAEVTMKTHFFGTRDVCTELLPLIKPQGRVVNVSSMMSLVNLKRCSPELQQKFRSETITEEELVGLMNKFVEDTKNGVHEKDGWPNSAYGVSKIGVTVLSRIYAWKLSEQRRGDKILLNACCPGWVRTDMAGPSATKSLEEGAETPVYVALLPPEAEGPHGQFVQDKQVSEW, encoded by the exons ATGTCGTCCTGTCGCCCCGTGGCGCTCGTCACTGGAGGCAACAAGGGCATTGGCTTTGCCATCGTGCGCGACCTCTGTCGCCAGTTCTCGGGGGACGTGGTGCTCACCGTGCGCAAGGAGGCGCGGGGCCGGGCAGCAGTGCAGCAGCTGCAGGCAGAGGGCCTGAGcccgctcttccacctgctggacaTCGACGACCAGCAGAGCATCCGCAACCTGCACGACTTCCTGCGCAAGGAGTACAGGGGACTAGATGTGCTGGTCAACAACGCGGGCATCGCCTTTAAGA CGGCTGATCCGACACCCTTTCATATTCAAGCAGAAGTCACAATGAAAACACACTTTTTTGGTACCCGAGATGTCTGCACAGAGCTACTCCCCCTCATAAAACCACAAG GCAGAGTGGTGAATGTCTCCAGCATGATGAGTCTGGTCAACCTTAAACGCTGCAGCCCAGAGCTGCAGCAGAAGTTTCGAAGTGAGACGATCACTGAGGAGGAGCTGGTGGGGCTCATGAACAAGTTTGTAGAAGACACAAAGAATGGAGTGCACGAAAAAGATGGCTGGCCCAATTCTGCCTATGGAGTGTCCAAGATTGGTGTCACAGTTCTGTCCAGAATCTATGCCTGGAAACTCAGTGAGCAGAGGAGAGGAGACAAGATCCTGCTGAATGCCTGCTGCCCAGGGTGGGTGAGAACAGACATGGCAGGACCCTCAGCCACCAAGAGCCTGGAAGAAGGAGCCGAGACCCCCGTGTACGTGGCCCTTTTGCCCCCAGAGGCAGAGGGGCCTCATGGGCAGTTTGTTCAGGATAAACAAGTTAGTGAGTGGTGA